In a single window of the Rattus norvegicus strain BN/NHsdMcwi chromosome 6, GRCr8, whole genome shotgun sequence genome:
- the Cyp1b1 gene encoding cytochrome P450 1B1 — MATSLSADSPQQLSSLSTQQTILLLLVSVLAIVHLGQWLLRQWRRKPWSSPPGPFPWPLIGNAASVGRASHLYFARLARRYGDVFQIRLGSCPVVVLNGESAIHQALVQQGGVFADRPPFASFRVVSGGRSLAFGHYSERWKERRRAAYGTMRAFSTRHPRSRGLLEGHALGEARELVAVLVRRCAGGACLDPTQPIIVAVANVMSAVCFGCRYNHDDAEFLELLSHNEEFGRTVGAGSLVDVMPWLQLFPNPVRTIFREFEQINRNFSNFVLDKFLRHRESLVPGAAPRDMMDAFILSAEKKATGDPGDSPSGLDLEDVPATITDIFGASQDTLSTALLWLLILFTRYPDVQARVQAELDQVVGRDRLPCMSDQPNLPYVMAFLYESMRFTSFLPVTLPHATTANTFVLGYYIPKNTVVFVNQWSVNHDPAKWSNPEDFDPARFLDKDGFINKALASSVMIFSVGKRRCIGEELSKTLLFLFISILAHQCNFKANQNEPSNMSFSYGLSIKPKSFKIHVSLRESMKLLDSAVEKLQAEEACQ; from the exons ATGGCCACCAGCCTTAGTGCAgacagtccacagcagctgaGCTCGCTGTCTACCCAACAGACCATTCTTCTGCTACTCGTTTCGGTCCTGGCCATCGTGCACTTAGGCCAGTGGCTGCTGCGCCAGTGGCGACGGAAACCGTGGTCCTCGCCCCCGGGTCCCTTTCCTTGGCCATTGATCGGAAACGCGGCGTCTGTTGGCCGGGCATCGCACTTGTACTTCGCTCGCCTTGCGAGGCGCTATGGCGACGTTTTTCAGATCCGTCTGGGCAGCTGTCCCGTGGTGGTGCTGAATGGCGAGAGTGCCATCCATCAGGCTCTGGTGCAGCAGGGCGGCGTCTTTGCGGACCGGCCTCCCTTCGCCTCTTTCCGTGTGGTGTCTGGTGGCCGCAGCCTGGCGTTCGGCCACTACTCAGAGCGCTGGAAGGAGCGGCGACGTGCAGCCTATGGCACGATGCGTGCCTTCTCCACCCGCCACCCGCGCAGCCGCGGTCTCCTCGAGGGCCACGCGCTGGGAGAGGCTCGAGAGTTGGTGGCAGTGTTGGTGCGGCGCTGCGCCGGTGGCGCCTGCCTCGATCCGACGCAGCCGATCATAGTGGCGGTGGCTAATGTCATGAGCGCTGTATGCTTCGGCTGTCGGTACAACCACGACGATGCCGAGTTCCTGGAGCTGCTCAGCCACAACGAGGAGTTCGGGCGCACCGTGGGCGCGGGCAGCCTGGTGGACGTGATGCCCTGGCTGCAGCTTTTTCCCAACCCGGTGCGCACCATCTTCCGCGAGTTCGAGCAGATCAACCGCAACTTCAGCAACTTCGTCCTGGACAAGTTCCTGAGGCACCGAGAAAGCCTCGTGCCCGGGGCTGCTCCTCGAGACATGATGGACGCCTTCATCCTCTCCGCCGAAAAGAAGGCGACTGGGGACCCTGGTGACAGTCCCTCCGGGCTGGATTTGGAGGATGTGCCTGCCACTATTACAGACATCTTTGGAGCCAGCCAGGACACCCTTTCCACCGCGCTGCTGTGGCTGCTCATCCTCTTTACCAG ATACCCGGATGTGCAGGCCCGCGTGCAGGCCGAGTTGGACCAGGTTGTGGGGAGGGACCGCCTGCCCTGCATGAGTGACCAACCCAACTTACCATACGTCATGGCTTTTCTTTATGAATCCATGCGATTCACCAGCTTTTTGCCTGTCACCCTTCCACATGCCACCACTGCCAACACCTTTGTTTTAGGCTACTACATCCCCAAAAACACGGTAGTTTTTGTTAACCAGTGGTCTGTGAATCATGACCCAGCAAAGTGGTCTAACCCAGAGGACTTTGATCCGGCCCGCTTCCTGGACAAGGACGGCTTCATTAACAAGGCACTAGCCAGCAGCGTGATGATATTTTCAGTGGGCAAACGACGGTGCATCGGCGAGGAGTTGTCTAAGAcgcttctgtttctcttcatctCCATCCTCGCTCATCAGTGCAATTTCAAGGCTAACCAAAACGAGCCCTCAAACATGAGTTTCAGTTACGGCCTGAGCATTAAGCCCAAGTCGTTTAAAATCCATGTGTCTCTCAGAGAGTCCATGAAGCTCCTTGATAGTGCTGTCGAGAAGCTGCAAGCTGAGGAAGCTTgccagtga